A single region of the Palaemon carinicauda isolate YSFRI2023 chromosome 17, ASM3689809v2, whole genome shotgun sequence genome encodes:
- the LOC137656354 gene encoding germ cell nuclear acidic protein-like, which produces MTTEVGVRSSAEAGVRSSAEAGVRSSAEAGVRSSAEAGVRSSVEAGVRSTVEAGVRSSVETGLEAPSGPGSEAQPRPQSEAQPRPESDVQSRQESEAQPGSESEAQPGSESEAQPRPESEAQPRPESEAQPRLESETQPGSESEAQSRPESEAQSRPESKAQPGPESKAQSRPESEVQPRQESDVQLRQESDVQLRQESDVQSRQESDVQSRQESDVQSRQKSEVQSRQESKAQLGRESKAQSRPESEAQSRPESKAQTGPESKAQSRPESEVQPRQESDVQLRQESDVQSRQESDVQSRVLQSRQGLPKPRSSSVQEKLIFSY; this is translated from the exons ATGACGACCGAGGTCGGAGTCAGAAGCTCAGCCGAGGCCGGAGTCAGAAGCTCAGCCGAGGCCGGAGTCAGAAGCTCAGCCGAGGCCGGAGTCAGAAGCTCAGCCGAGGCCGGAGTCAGAAGCTCAGTTGAAGCCGGAGTCAGAAGCACAGTCGAGGCCGGAGTCAGAAGCTCAGTCGAGACCGGA TTAGAAGCTCCGTCAGGGCCGGGCTCAGAAGCTCAGCCGAGGCCGCAGTCAGAAGCTCAGCCGAGGCCAGAGTCAGATGTTCAGTCGAGGCAGGAGTCAGAAGCTCAGCCAGGCTCAGAGTCCGAAGCTCAGCCAGGCTCAGAGTCCGAAGCTCAGCCGAGGCCGGAGTCAGAAGCTCAACCGAGGCCGGAGTCAGAAGCTCAGCCGAGGCTGGAGTCAGAAACTCAGCCGGGCTCAGAGTCAGAAGCTCAGTCGAGGCCGGAGTCAGAAGCTCAATCGAGGCCGGAGTCAAAAGCTCAGCCGGGGCCGGAGTCAAAAGCTCAGTCGAGGCCGGAGTCAGAAGTTCAGCCGAGGCAGGAGTCAGATGTTCAGTTGAGGCAGGAGTCAGATGTTCAGTTGAGGCAGGAGTCAGATGTTCAGTCGAGGCAGGAGTCAGATGTTCAGTCGAGGCAGGAGTCAGATGTTCAGTCGAGGCAGAAATCAGAAGTTCAGTCGAGGCAGGAGTCAAAAGCTCAGCTGGGCCGGGAGTCAAAAGCTCAGTCGAGGCCGGAGTCAGAAGCTCAATCGAGGCCGGAGTCAAAAGCTCAGACGGGGCCGGAGTCAAAAGCTCAGTCGAGGCCGGAGTCAGAAGTTCAGCCGAGGCAGGAGTCAGATGTTCAGTTGAGGCAGGAGTCAGATGTTCAGTCGAGGCAGGAGTCAGATGTTCAGTCGAGGGTGCTGCAAAGCAGACAAGGCCTCCCCAAGCCCCGTTCCTCTTCGGTCCAAGagaaattgattttttcttattga